In the Brachionichthys hirsutus isolate HB-005 chromosome 13, CSIRO-AGI_Bhir_v1, whole genome shotgun sequence genome, GTAGCCCACTTCACGGTAATCGTGTCACCTAAGATTGCCAAACAATGTCTCCATGCTTTTATTCTGGAGAGGATTATTAGCTCTGAAAACCGCGCTCCGCGGCGTCACTCGTTTCCAGTAAGAAATTAGAGTGTTTTGCCGTAAAGTACGTTTCTCATGCGTTTCTAAAGTACTCTGAACCCGACCCGGCCAATGGAAAAAGAGCTGATCTTTCATTACATTAACCTTTTGAATACAAGTGAACACTTgaaattatgatgattgaaaAATGGATTTATGTTTCAAAGTTGCATGCGGTCTGTCTACAGTGTACTGTAGATCTTATCTTTTTTGTTAAAAAAGATAACTGTAAAAGGTTGGCTTTAGAGCTTATGATTTAGAGCCAATTTAAAATAGATAACACAACAGTGATCATAAAATAAGATCTGCGTGTAACCCAGGTCGGAGTCTGTTTGGCTCCCTCTTGTGGAAAACTAACATAGATGGTTCTGATACGTCCACAATCGTCATAGTTAAGTGGTACCCATGTGACTGCTATGTAATGTGCTAGCTGTGAATCAATTAAAAAGTTAgtattaataatattttttattgttatgaaCAACGATGTAGCACAAAAACTTGAGTTGATTATTCATCTGTAATTTAAAGCCCATCTcaaaagcgttttttttttttttactataatgAAAGATATGCAAATAATTTTGATACTAAATGTAGTTGGTCAAGGATATCCAATCGGCTTTCAGGGTTCTCAGTTCACAACATCCACCTTCATCAGCTcccagttaaatcctgcatcaGTATAAAACCCTCTATGTATCACCTCCATCAACCTGCGGCAGCCCCACCTGCAGGGAATTACTTCCAGGAGAGGTTTGCAATAGCCCAGCTTTGGACACCATCACCTTCTCTCCAGATTCCGTTTAGTTCTTACTTTCCTTACTCTGTAAAGTGACCAACTGACACTTGAAAGGTGAAATACAAACGAGTTAGCATTAATCCCACATTTGTTTACTTAatcatgtgtttattttttatttttatatatatatatatatatatgtttcagAGCGTTGCAAGTTTTGCAGGACAGATTATTTGCTGTAAAATCTTATACCGTTATTTTTGAGTCATTGCTGCTACAAccaaaaacaaagtgaaaggaaaagagcaaaatatatttttctcccaaaacatttattttgtaccaCAGTTCTTCCAAATGTGCACAATCACAATACAATCTCTTTAATATCCCTTCAATATTTTAGCCTTGCCTCTGCTTGTGTCTCGGATGTGTcttgcaaaacacaaacaaatgtcccCTCCGTCTAACAAAGAAACAGTCTTTGCAGCGCCTCCTCAGAGAAGACTTGGTTTTCATCCCTGCCGACTGCTCGATGCAGGGAAAACGCCGACACTGCGTCAAGAGAGATGGCCCGCACTGAGCGGTGCAGAGCCGGGATGATGACAGGGGCGGCGTGCAGGAAGCTGAGGCGAGGGTGCGAAGACACCTGGAAGCTCTAGAGACTGGAGAAGAGATCAAACGTAACCCATTCATCTGGGTCACTCGGCGAATTAGCTTGGAAGTGAGGTGCTGAAACAGGAGACGTGCCATGGTGCCAAGAGCTAAAAGAGAATAGAGTGGGGGACATTTTAGTTTTCCTTCTCAAACACCATTCCATTCACCCTGACATTGTTGgattaaacaaaacacaattagGATCAAAAATACTGTGcgattattaaaataaatatcgtAGACACGAATGTACTGGTGCTTAATACGACCAGgtatcaaattaaatgtttacaaATTATTCTGTGACGACGGACCACAATACGTGAAAACACAGTATAGAGTCTTACATGAGACATTTATAAAAGacaatatatactgtatgtatatattctACCGTAGGACGGCATTGTATGCTAGCCCAGGGTATAGCATGTATCGACATATTAGCATGTTTAGCTGCTACCGCTACCACAGCATCACACCAAAGTGACCTACAGACTCGTCCCCGAATGGCAAAACGCTCTCACATATTTAGAATGTAAACAAACCTTCACGAAATTTcttgaagggaaaaaaaagcagctaTATTGAACTTTAGGTTGGGGTTTATTCGCCACAACGCGACCGCTGCACTGTTCTTGAGCTAGGCGATACAACTGCTTCCGGTTTGTCATAATAGTAGGTGTTTTTATTCCCCCACGGCACGACTGGTCAGGAAATTTGGCATGTTGAATTTGGTCAATTATTTTCCTTATTACCTATTAATTATCCCTATAATATTTACGTGAATAGCGTAACgtgaatgtaaatatatttaatactcatgtaaatgtaaatcttATGTTGAGCTATACATTGTGAACCTGACAGGCAAAATTCTGGCCATAATTTCGTATAACACGTCAACGTCATTTGGGAAAATACTCTGCTGAACTAAACATGGCGGCCACTGCGGGTAGGCTGCTGTCCTTCAGTAAAAAGGTGCTTGTTTCACCTTTGAGGCTGTCTGCTGTGCCTGCTCGTTGCTACAGCGTTGAGATTTCCAGTACCGGCGAGCCCATTACTCACACAGGCCAGGTAGGCATCAAAGGGATTCTCTTGGATTGTCACGTATTGTTTAATCTTGGTTGCCCAACATTAGCTTCGTCCCAAGGTGTCAGTTTGGCTAGTAGATCCATTGTCGGACAGCTGTCCATGGAGAGCTTtatctttttacattttgtttgtagagtAAACAGACACTTTTACATTAAAGAACATCTCGTTTTTTATGCTATTTATGAATCTAGGGGAAAATATTGTGTTCATAGGGGCTTCTATAACTAACAGCAAAGAAACGATGACAAGTATGTGCGCCTTTTCTCAGGTTTTCGATGAAAATGATCACAGGAGAGCAAGATTCGTTGTCAGGCAGAAAGAGGTAAGATTAAAATATACACGGGGTTTCATCGAAACCGGTTAACCCTGACCAAATCTTGCTTTGTTGTTGCATGCATAAATGTCGATgcaatacatttataaatgtgaATCACTGCAATTAGATGCATCTTCAATTTGTCACTATGTTCCTTCTGTGATATTGCGTCATACAATCAGATTTGATCACTCAGACTCATCATTACAAATGTCCAGTGATGGAAAACACAGCCCATGCTGGACAGTGTACGTAGGGGACAGTCCTCAGTCTCTAGTTTTACTGTGCTGATAAATACAGAGatctcattgtgtgtgtgtgtgtcaaggttAATAAGAACTTCGCCATCAATCTGGTGGCAGAGGAGCCAGTGAGAGATGTTGAGGCCAGGGTGGTCTCCTGTGATGGCGGTGGAGGAGCCCTGGGCCACCCCAAAGTCTACATCAACCTGGTGAGACCCTGCACATactaatataaaaatatatatatcatcgGATGGTGATTTGATCATTTGAAgtatatattcacacacacacacacacacacacaggacaagtCACAACAGTGCATTTCAGTCATCTGTGTCATGGTTGCTCTGCACTGTTGCTTCACAACCAGCCACTACTTCGGTGTTAATCTGATTAAACTGTTTCTGGGGATTAATTGACCACGTGTTAGTTGTTCTGAATTAAACGCAGCCTCGTAGGTAGCACGGTCAGTGTCTCCCTTGGGCCGGTCCCGAGCCCGGACAAATACAGTTAAATTATTTATAACCATCTTAACAGCGCATGAAGCAGATGAGTCATTTACACTTTCTCATTCTATCATTTTCCATCTCTTTCCCCAGGATAAAGACACAAGAGTAGGCACATGTGGCTACTGCGGATTACAGTTCAAGCAGAAGCATCATCACTGAAACATTTTGTCTTGCTTTGCTTCTCTGTGATTAATAAATTATATCCGTCTGTCAGAGTGTGTTCTTATTAATGATGGTTTGTTTAGTTTCCAGGATTTTGCAATGAATCTGAAAAGTCTCCACATACAACGTGGTACTGCATGGGAAGTTTTATCTTATTcttactcttttttttgtgtgcgtgtcatCCTGTGAGTAGAATTTGTCCCAGATGAGGGTTTGCAGGACACAATTCAAAAACTGCAAGTAACAGAGTCACCTTGAATAATGTATTCGTAACATCATTTTTTTCAATGAAATGTACCTGCTGCGAGGGATTCAGAGTATTTCTGCCTTGATTACTGATTTATAAGGTGCAGTTCCCCACTTCGACAGGCAGAGGTCAGCAATGTCCTGTAGAATAGGTAggttcagtccccccccccccccctcccctcccctctggaGACGATGCAGCAGAAAAACTATATTAATCTTTTCCCCTAATTGCACAAACTaaatgtggcgttgggcatatggggccaaacggtccgacctttgccgacaacgccactttaggactttcaacctaaagagctattttttcattcctttggtccccagctcattttagcgggtttccccaaccacaggtccgctcacagtgacgaccagcacggcattcaacaattcaaaatatttatttaagactctAAAACAAGCTTTCCGTTAAAAACACTGTAAGcacacagaagaagaggagagacaagacagcgacagtctacggccaacctgcctttgacggggaaaacacaaagacaggaaccagggaggggaagcacctatatatgccccccccaccccccaatcagtggcaaatgggccacaggtgctccctcccacacctgcctgcctaattacatcccatccggttacataaAGCTTTTTGTTTTAACGATCAACTCTGACATATTTTAGTGCTATAGTAAATCTCTGAATGCTCTAACCTCTAAAAAGAAAGCTTAATGGAGTGGATAGAACAATGGTATCCGCTCCATTGTTATCATGGAACACAAGCGATATCTTGTAGTTGCAGTGCTTCCATTGATAAGCAGCCGAGATGTGTCCGGTCTCTGCTGCTCACTGCGAGGAGCGCCTCAGAATTCCTTGTGTGTTCATCCCACACAAAAGTCTTGCTCTGCCAAGCCGGGAAGGCGTCAAGAGCGAACCGGCCGGATAAGACACACTAGTGCGGAACAATACATGTTTGAAGgagatcatatatatatatttcatcagGCTTATCCTCCATAGACCTCTGCATGCCAAATTGGCCTGTACTTGGCTGGGGCTCCAGACAGCGCTGGCCTGTGCTGTCCCCAGTGATGCAGCCAGTGGAACTGCATTTTCCACACCATAGAGCTCAGGTTGAGGAGAGAAGTCAGGCTGATATAATTGGCCCTGGTGACTCCTGAAAGTGAGGCTTATGCTGTAGTTAACCTCATCTATAGTCAGACCTTTTTTGGGGTGATTGAAGGGAGGCGAGGTATATTGTTGAAATGAGACAGGCGAGCGAGAGCAGCGTGTCAGAGAGCTGACGTGGTCTTGCGGTTAAGTCTGAGCAGTTCAGaggtggttggttggttggttgactGCCAGAGGCAAAATCTTCAGATGAAACTGAGCATATGAATTGTGCTGAATTAAACAGTGCAGCGTTTTTATGCTGGGTTTAACTGCACTGTTGAATCATCCACCGCTTCCACCCGCATCGACCAATGTGATAATTATATTCATCAAAATCATCTATGTTAATAAATGACTCCAGATTACAATGTTGGATTACACTCAATTTCAGGATGATGGCTTGAAGCTCCACGTTCGCATCATCAGAAGAGACGTTTGTTGTTTGGCTCCATTCGTTTGATTTCTGCATAATAATTGTAATATACAAAAGCGACCCGCACGGTGGAGTCATGTGTTTAAAGCTAATATAAGAGTGTAACCACACTGAAAAGCTCACGACTGAGCCACAGAGTAGATGATGGAGTTAAATGCCATTGGATTCCTTAACACTGTGCCCCTTCACAACAATCACTCACTCCACGCAAAACATCCTTCTTGGTACTGTAATTGCCCTATTAAAATATTTCCCCCTGAAGATGTGTCATAGTACAGACCCACAGGCTCATTAAGGAGCTCCCTGCAGCCAATTATCCGAACCTCCCTGTCTGGAAAGCCACTATGTGACCAAAAGGAGCTCCTGTGCGGATTGAGGAGCGGTGCATCCGCCGAACCTCACGGTGTACGAGGGAAAACAGAAAACTGACCTTTGGTCATTGTCTCAGGTCGTCTCCAGTCAGCCCCACTTTAGCGTCAGGCGACAGAGCTTCTGACCTTTACCGTGGAACTAATGACTTGTTCTTGTGCCAGGGGCTCGGAGGGTTGCCACAGGGAGTGAGACACTTCTGGCGACGTGTGACAGTTTTTGGAGTAGAGTTTACAACCCAGCACTTTGATAGCAGAaaccaaagtgtgtgtgtgacaagaCACAAGAGACCTCAAAAccgtgtatatgtgtgtgctttgtgtatGTGACAGGTGATGAAAGGAAACAGGtatcaggaggaagaggatgaaccTAAAGTTGTCAATGCCTCCTGAGCAGAAACTTTAGAAGCCTATACGTTGTTCAGATAAAATGTTTACAGGGCACaaattcatttcttcatttgttcattttcctgCCGCTTTTCTGCTCTGCGAAAGCGGCTCactggagttgctggagcctatcccagcttgctatgggcagaggcggggtacaccccatgGATGGGTTGCAAGcacatcacggggccacacacatagacagacaaacatgcaaTTCAcgtaaattgtatgtttttggaggtgggcggaacctggagaacctggagtGTTCTTTCTGTCTTATCTGTCTCTGCAGGTAGGACTGTCATTTCTCCTGCTCtactcatcttcatctttgccTACTGCCATATATGATACATGCATTATATCCTCATTGAGAATGCTTTTAAGAAAAAAGTTATGGACAGCCGGTTTGTACAATCAAGTTCTGTGAAATGTTCTATGCATTGGTTGGTCTGGTGTAATAGCTTGTATAAAGTCAGCATGGGTCAGAAAATGTATCCTGATCCAGTGATCCAGATAATATATGAAGACAATTTGTATTTTGAAATCATTATGATCATTATGCTGTGTCCTAGACAGGACTGACTAAATGCATGGTCCAATTGACATGCCCTTTAAAAATGATTGACTTGACTTGGAGTCTATTTGAAACACTTTGCTTTGTCTTGGACTTCTGATAAAAGACATGATACTCATTGGTCCCTAAAAGACTCAAGACTTGACTTGGACTTTTGACCacagatgatgatggagattCTTTAAATTGGGCTTGTAAAAAATGATTAGTAATGATCTCTAAGCTTCGTTGGGTTAGCTTTATCTGcggtggtaagcgctgttgcctcacagcaagaagatcacaggtttgaatccgacttgcagtCTTCCTGTGAGGAGATTGCATGTTCTTTTCGTGTCTGCGACAAATCATGTCGCAAACATCTAATCGTGACAGCAAGAATACCCCGTCTCTTAACCCACTCAGCACTTGGTCAACCTTTTATCTGATTACCATTGAATGTACTTCATAACCCATCCACCTCTTCTTTTGGCATCAGATTTTTCCAAAAGAATACTCAATTTTCCAATGTCCAATATATTAGATTTACACACACTGAAGAAAAGTTTgagtataaaaatatattttctgccAACTACAATCAGATTCTATTGGACTGCCAGTGGAAGAAAGAAAACTTCACAGAAATAAGAAGTCCAATGTCATTATTTATCATCTTAaatctcatttatttatgaGGCAGAAACAGAATGAAATTCTCAGTTGAATTCATCCTAAATTATTTAATCTGAAATGGTTAATTCCATACAAAGCCCAGGCAGATCCCTGCTCTGTTCTGATAAATACTTTATTGCTCTTCCTAAATCGAAAAACAGACTGAGGAAAAAGATGGAGGGTGAAAAAAAATGAttcttccctttttctttttgtgctttGTTTAAGAAAGTGTCAATATATACATCTTCAGTGCaaagtttttctttgttaattaaagttaatttaaaaaaaagtcaaaagagATTTGCAATAAAGCAGTCGGGCCTAATGAtccattatttgtatttttttcagtaatgtgtattgttatttgtttgtGCAAAAAAAGTCAATAAATAGAGATACTTAAAATTATCTACAAGGTTTTATGGAGCAATTTGTGCGTGTTGGATTTGTTGTCCCAGGTTGACAAAGTCAAAAGCCTAATGAAAAGGGACGCACCGCTGATTGCAGCTATATCTGGAGCCGAGGCGGAAGTGGCATCGATTTAACAATTTAGCAGCACCCTCCTCTGCGTGTTTCCATTAGTCATGGCTGAATACCATTCGCTTCCTCCCTTCTTccctcaaaacacacacacacgcacacgcgcacacgcaaaTACTTAAAAACACATGACCAGTGCAGCAGAGGTATTTTCCACATATTCTTGAACACAGTTTACATGATCTAAATTGACACCAGCGATCGCTGCAGTGAAGAGCGGCTATAAGAGGACAGTCAGAGAACTCCTCCATGCTATGAaatacacatttcatttttgtgaGTCAGTGCATGTGCAGATTATTGTGCAAGTGAacaatattgtatatttttcaTGTGTGTGAACTGCATAGCCTTTCTGCAAGAACTTTGTGGTGACAGTATTTTTGCTCTAAAATATCTGATAAGAACCTTTTGCACCCATTAGAGTTTTGCCTGTTGTAAGAAGGTTTGAGTCTTTCCAGATGTTAAAACATCCTCATAAATTCTTATTTGACCGTTCGTCAAATCCTGATGAAACCTTGACTGTTGCGCACCAGGTCTGTCACTTTGGCATTTTCCACATGTTGGAAGTGTTGCATCTGTTACTGCAGTGTGGAAAATGGGTGGtatttgattcattttagaGGGTGGTgtcatttttcagatttttccaACTTTTTTTCCTACTTTTTGCTTTTACACTATAAAGTAAGTTGCAATAACTAACATGTCCACCTCCCTCATTTATCTACAGTAAGCAGAAACTGTTGCCAAGAAGCATATAATCAAATAGCATCAATAATCCTGTTTGCGGGATTGTACATTTATGATTCAGCACATTGTCATTGAGTTTTCACATTGTGCAAAGTCAGATGGTCGCTTTGCTTCTACGATGATTTGGGGGCTTTAACTCTCCAGCAACTCTTAGCATGTCCAATATGTTTCCAACAAGGGCATGTTCAAGAATGGTTTTTACAAGAATCAGCTGCTCACATTAAAAAGTCAGTTTGCGCCTAGTTTCCCAAGGAAAGGTTAGCTCCATTTGAAAGCTAGCTATGGCTATAAAAATCTTGCTACTGACAGTTGCCATTGTGGACAGCAAAACTGATTGCTGCTGGCTTTAAAGGGGGGACCCTACTTCAGCCATCAAGGAATCATTGTTTCCCTTTTTAGTAAGAGTTTTATCGTGAATCTTCTCCCCTTATTTCATCGTAAACTGATTaaaggtgtgtgttgtgttctgTTATGCAGATCTGAACACAGTGTGCTGTGCAAGAATGCAAAGTTTGACAGGAGATGCAACGGCAATGTGCACCTGGTGTGAGCAAGCAGACAACTGCGTCAGTCAAAGTAGCAAAATGTGTTCGATAATGTCCAGGAATCTTCATAGCATTCCATTGTCCATATGCTAGTTGGACTACAAAGATGGTGTCGACCTAAGAAGTTCAAAGGATCGTCCAGGTGTTCTGATGCCGACCATAGCATCATTCAAGCCTTTCCACACTTCAGCTGGTTTGGGCTGTTGGAGAGGAGGGCCATGgaaaactccatccatccactctcTCAGAGTGGCAACGGGCGATTCCTGTTGCCGCTCCACTTTGCTTAGCGCCATATTTGCCTGATACCCTGGAGAGGAAGAGCCATTCGACGACTGCATG is a window encoding:
- the ndufs6 gene encoding NADH dehydrogenase [ubiquinone] iron-sulfur protein 6, mitochondrial yields the protein MAATAGRLLSFSKKVLVSPLRLSAVPARCYSVEISSTGEPITHTGQVFDENDHRRARFVVRQKEVNKNFAINLVAEEPVRDVEARVVSCDGGGGALGHPKVYINLDKDTRVGTCGYCGLQFKQKHHH